One stretch of Glycine soja cultivar W05 chromosome 7, ASM419377v2, whole genome shotgun sequence DNA includes these proteins:
- the LOC114420001 gene encoding stress-induced protein SAM22-like has protein sequence MGVFTFEDETTSPVAPATLYKALVTDADNVIPKAVDAFRSVENVEGNGGPGTIKKITFLEDGETKFVLHKIEAIDEANLGYSYSVVGGDGLPDTVEKITFECKLAAGANGGSAGKLTVKYQTKGDAQPNQDDLKIGKAKSDALFKAVEAYLLAHPDYN, from the exons ATGGGTGTTTTCACATTCGAGGATGAAACCACCTCTCCTGTGGCTCCTGCTACCCTTTACAAAGCTCTAGTTACGGATGCTGACAACGTCATCCCAAAGGCTGTTGACGCCTTCAGGAGTGTTGAAAACGTTGAGGGAAATGGTGGCCCCGGAACCATCAAGAAGATCACTTTCCTTGAGG ATGGAGAAACCAAGTTTGTGTTGCACAAAATAGAAGCGATTGATGAGGCTAACTTGGGATATAGCTATAGCGTAGTTGGGGGAGATGGGTTGCCAGACACAGTGGAGAAGATCACATTCGAATGCAAATTGGCTGCTGGCGCCAACGGAGGGTCTGCTGGGAAGCTAACTGTCAAATACCAAACCAAAGGAGATGCTCAGCCCAACCAAGACGACCTCAAAATTGGCAAAGCCAAGTCTGATGCTCTTTTCAAGGCCGTTGAGGCTTACCTTTTGGCCCATCCTGATTACAACTGA
- the LOC114420002 gene encoding pathogenesis-related protein STH-2-like has protein sequence MGITTFTQEYSSSVAPSRMFKALIVDSRNLLPKLLPQFVKDVNVIQGDGEAGSIEQVNFNEDNPFKYLKHRIDVLDKDNLVCKYTMIEGDPLGDKLESIGYEVKFEATSDGGCLCKMTSNYNTIGEFDVKEEEVKEGRESGIAVYRVVESYLLENPQVYA, from the exons ATGGGAATCACAACCTTTACACAGGAATACTCCTCCTCTGTTGCCCCATCACGCATGTTCAAGGCCTTGATTGTAGACTCCAGAAATTTGCTTCCAAAGCTCTTACCTCAGTTTGTAAAAGATGTGAATGTAATCCAGGGTGATGGTGAAGCTGGAAGCATTGAACAAGTTAACTTCAATGAAG atAACCCCTTCAAATATCTGAAACACAGGATAGATGTGCTTGATAAGGACAACTTGGTTTGCAAATACACTATGATTGAAGGGGATCCATTGGGTGACAAGCTTGAGTCTATAGGTTATGAGGTGAAGTTTGAGGCTACTAGTGATGGAGGTTGCCTCTGCAAAATGACAAGCAATTACAATACCATTGGAGAGTTTGATGTTAAAGAGGAAGAGGTAAAGGAAGGAAGGGAAAGTGGTATTGCAGTTTACAGAGTTGTGGAGTCATACCTGCTAGAGAACCCACAAGTGTATGCTTAa